The following are from one region of the Streptomyces tuirus genome:
- a CDS encoding DUF6668 family protein, with product MHTGMRQGPEIWLRGPVTPPEPMSPEPAHAHAAARRFSWVGTHGGAGVSTLTAVYGGQDCGRSWPGPGDPPSVLLVARTHAAGLDTVAGAVEIFRRGRAPQGLDLDAVVLVADAPGRLPRPLAQRVRALESVIDVYRVPWVPSWRLGELGRPPRETEALARLTGAAR from the coding sequence ATGCACACAGGCATGCGACAGGGACCGGAGATCTGGCTGCGCGGCCCGGTGACGCCCCCGGAGCCGATGTCGCCGGAGCCCGCGCACGCCCATGCCGCGGCCCGGCGCTTCTCCTGGGTCGGCACGCACGGCGGTGCGGGCGTCTCCACGCTCACCGCGGTCTACGGCGGTCAGGACTGCGGCCGGTCCTGGCCCGGGCCCGGCGATCCCCCGTCGGTGCTGCTGGTCGCGCGGACGCACGCGGCCGGTCTGGACACGGTCGCCGGGGCCGTGGAGATCTTCCGGCGCGGCCGGGCTCCGCAGGGGCTCGACCTGGACGCCGTCGTCCTCGTGGCGGACGCCCCGGGCCGGCTGCCGCGCCCGCTCGCCCAGCGGGTCAGGGCACTGGAGTCGGTCATCGACGTGTACCGCGTGCCGTGGGTGCCGTCCTGGCGGCTCGGCGAGCTCGGGCGCCCGCCGCGCGAGACGGAGGCCCTGGCCCGGCTGACGGGAGCGGCACGCTGA
- a CDS encoding tetratricopeptide repeat protein yields MSRLSREKKREQQQAAHAATPAAPIDVHVPGAGTDVGGGAGGVSDGASVGGVPVFAAPGEEIQRAVLNRLHHIALATGHPVLATIRDERIGYVVPLQVDPDGSSHFTAEPFATVPAEPPRPVRDDLPPPQPQHAQGADAMTPPEPQHARDVDAMTPPEPEHAPSGGAPAAEPRHPREDSATHVLRPLRGSGSAPTFPLRAVPEPQPADEVVPTFEPRAVPESAEPVPEDAPPAPGTAMPPGTVAPPTGAFGPPPPMDARPLPVPESPPAPRRGALPDPALIAADPDPKPTPPRGFDAVAEAVLGDEPLTAPGDPHTPALLAEPVARINEAVKEGRIEAAAGLAEQTVVQASGTLGPEHPEVLRLRELTAYIAYLAGDPLRACRLSLDLAGARRRAGDAEAAYGNVESAATAWRAVRDPALGLELGRDLIGLWTELAAEDGPAAEEVEQLEAARARMGRLTERAARNR; encoded by the coding sequence ATGTCGCGACTCAGCCGCGAGAAGAAGCGGGAACAGCAGCAGGCCGCACACGCGGCGACCCCGGCGGCGCCGATCGACGTCCATGTCCCCGGGGCCGGAACGGACGTGGGAGGGGGAGCGGGCGGGGTGTCCGACGGTGCCTCCGTCGGTGGCGTCCCGGTCTTCGCGGCCCCCGGCGAGGAGATCCAGCGGGCCGTCCTGAACCGCCTCCACCACATCGCCCTCGCCACCGGCCACCCCGTCCTCGCCACGATCCGCGACGAGCGCATCGGCTACGTCGTCCCGCTCCAGGTCGACCCGGACGGCTCCAGCCACTTCACGGCGGAGCCGTTCGCCACGGTTCCGGCGGAGCCGCCGCGGCCCGTCCGTGATGACCTGCCGCCGCCGCAGCCGCAGCACGCTCAGGGCGCCGACGCCATGACGCCTCCGGAGCCGCAGCACGCCCGGGATGTCGACGCCATGACGCCGCCCGAGCCGGAGCACGCCCCGAGCGGCGGCGCCCCAGCGGCCGAGCCCCGGCACCCGCGCGAGGACAGCGCCACGCACGTGCTGCGCCCGCTGCGGGGGTCCGGTTCGGCGCCGACGTTCCCGCTGCGGGCCGTGCCCGAGCCGCAGCCGGCCGATGAGGTCGTGCCGACGTTCGAGCCGCGAGCCGTACCGGAGTCGGCGGAGCCCGTGCCCGAGGACGCGCCACCGGCCCCGGGCACGGCGATGCCGCCCGGCACCGTCGCGCCGCCCACCGGCGCGTTCGGCCCGCCCCCGCCCATGGACGCGAGGCCGCTCCCCGTTCCGGAGTCGCCCCCGGCTCCGCGACGCGGAGCGCTTCCCGACCCCGCCCTGATCGCCGCCGACCCCGATCCCAAGCCCACCCCTCCCCGCGGCTTCGACGCCGTCGCGGAGGCCGTGCTCGGGGACGAACCCCTCACCGCCCCGGGCGACCCCCACACGCCCGCGCTCCTCGCGGAGCCGGTCGCGCGGATCAACGAGGCGGTGAAGGAAGGCAGGATCGAGGCTGCGGCCGGACTGGCGGAGCAGACCGTCGTGCAGGCGTCGGGCACACTCGGGCCGGAGCACCCCGAGGTGCTCCGGCTGCGTGAACTCACCGCGTACATCGCCTACTTGGCGGGCGACCCGCTGCGCGCCTGCCGGCTGTCGCTCGATCTGGCCGGTGCCCGCCGCCGGGCCGGCGACGCGGAGGCCGCCTACGGCAACGTGGAGAGCGCGGCCACCGCCTGGCGGGCGGTGCGCGACCCGGCGCTGGGACTGGAGCTGGGGCGCGACCTGATCGGGCTGTGGACGGAGCTCGCCGCCGAGGACGGCCCGGCCGCCGAGGAGGTCGAGCAGCTGGAGGCGGCCCGCGCCCGCATGGGCCGCCTCACCGAACGCGCCGCCCGCAACCGGTAG
- a CDS encoding M28 family metallopeptidase, with the protein MKLSVSARAVAAGSMATAMLLTGGAVADAASSAFPGAAAAPDIPVANVKTHLSQLQSIATANGGNRAHGRTGYKASLDYVKAKLDAAGYTTAIQQFTASGRTGYNLIADWPGGDANQVVMAGSHLDSVSSGAGINDNGSGSAAVLETALAVSRAQYKPTKHLRFAWWGAEELGLVGSRYYVNRLATGDRSRISAYLNFDMIGSPNPGYFVYDDDPAIEKTFKDYFGGIGVPTEIETEGDGRSDHAPFKSAGVPVGGLFTGASRTMTAAQAAKWGGTAGRAFDRCYHSSCDTTANINDTALNRNSDALAYAVWELSE; encoded by the coding sequence ATGAAGCTCTCCGTTTCCGCGCGCGCCGTCGCCGCAGGCAGCATGGCAACAGCCATGCTCCTGACCGGCGGTGCCGTGGCCGACGCCGCGTCGTCCGCTTTCCCCGGAGCGGCCGCCGCGCCGGACATACCCGTGGCGAACGTCAAGACCCACCTGTCCCAGCTGCAGTCCATAGCCACCGCCAACGGCGGCAACCGGGCGCACGGCAGGACCGGTTACAAGGCCTCGCTCGACTATGTGAAGGCCAAGCTGGACGCCGCCGGATACACCACCGCCATCCAGCAGTTCACCGCGTCCGGCCGCACCGGCTACAACCTGATCGCCGACTGGCCGGGCGGCGACGCGAACCAGGTCGTGATGGCCGGTTCGCACCTCGACAGCGTCTCCTCCGGGGCCGGCATCAACGACAACGGCTCCGGCTCGGCCGCCGTCCTGGAGACCGCCCTGGCCGTGTCCCGGGCGCAGTACAAGCCCACCAAGCACCTGCGGTTCGCCTGGTGGGGCGCGGAGGAGCTCGGCCTGGTCGGCTCCCGCTACTACGTCAACCGGCTGGCCACCGGCGACCGTTCCAGGATCAGCGCCTACCTGAACTTCGACATGATCGGCTCCCCGAACCCCGGCTACTTCGTCTACGACGACGACCCGGCGATCGAGAAGACCTTCAAGGACTACTTCGGCGGCATCGGCGTCCCGACCGAGATCGAGACCGAGGGCGACGGCCGCTCCGACCACGCGCCCTTCAAGAGCGCGGGCGTGCCGGTGGGCGGTCTGTTCACCGGGGCGAGCCGGACGATGACGGCGGCGCAGGCGGCCAAGTGGGGCGGTACGGCGGGGCGGGCCTTCGACCGCTGCTACCACTCCTCCTGCGACACCACCGCCAACATCAACGACACCGCCCTGAACCGCAACAGCGACGCTCTCGCGTACGCCGTGTGGGAGCTGTCGGAGTAG
- a CDS encoding VOC family protein codes for MTQTPASPTPVHWKLVIDANDPHAQADFWAAALHYEVEDNSALIGKLLGFGALPEEATVDFHGRRAFRDLVAVRHPEDPFEEESGTGLGRRLLFQRVPEAKTGKNRLHLDLHPGEGRRDEEVARLEGLGAGALRRVQERGGEWVVMADPEGNEFCVH; via the coding sequence ATGACGCAGACACCCGCATCACCGACTCCCGTGCACTGGAAACTCGTCATCGACGCGAACGACCCGCATGCGCAGGCCGACTTCTGGGCCGCCGCCCTTCACTACGAGGTGGAGGACAACAGCGCCCTGATCGGGAAGCTGCTCGGCTTCGGCGCCCTGCCGGAGGAGGCCACGGTCGACTTCCACGGCCGCCGCGCCTTCCGGGACCTCGTCGCCGTACGGCACCCCGAGGATCCGTTCGAGGAGGAGAGCGGGACCGGGCTGGGGCGCAGGCTGCTGTTCCAGCGGGTGCCGGAGGCGAAGACGGGCAAGAACCGGCTGCACCTCGATCTGCACCCGGGCGAGGGACGCCGCGACGAGGAGGTCGCACGGCTGGAGGGGCTCGGGGCCGGTGCGCTGCGGCGGGTGCAGGAGCGGGGCGGCGAGTGGGTCGTGATGGCGGATCCGGAAGGGAACGAGTTCTGCGTGCACTGA
- a CDS encoding CGNR zinc finger domain-containing protein — protein MVSGQGKHYRFDPGTLCLELTVTGGPGAFARWEVLHEPADLVTWAGRSRLPDGLDLTVSAGELQRARALRDAVFLLAADRAHGRPLRAAQLDVVNAAAAEPPLIARIGPDGTRAWAPGATGTHLLATVARDAIDLFTGPHADRVRECGAHNCHLLFVDTSRPGRRRWCAMEHCGNREKVRAHRARQASTEP, from the coding sequence CTGGTCTCGGGCCAGGGCAAGCACTACCGCTTCGACCCCGGCACCCTGTGCCTGGAGCTGACGGTGACGGGCGGCCCCGGGGCCTTCGCCCGCTGGGAAGTGCTGCACGAACCGGCCGACCTGGTCACCTGGGCCGGACGCAGCCGGCTGCCCGACGGACTGGACCTCACCGTCTCCGCCGGGGAACTGCAACGGGCCCGCGCCCTGCGCGACGCGGTGTTCCTGCTCGCGGCCGACCGTGCCCACGGACGCCCCCTGCGCGCCGCGCAGCTGGACGTCGTCAACGCGGCAGCGGCCGAGCCCCCGCTCATCGCCCGCATAGGGCCCGACGGCACCCGTGCCTGGGCCCCCGGCGCCACCGGCACCCACCTGCTCGCGACCGTCGCCCGCGACGCGATCGACCTGTTCACCGGGCCCCACGCCGACCGCGTCCGCGAGTGCGGCGCCCACAACTGCCACCTGCTCTTCGTCGACACCTCCCGCCCGGGCCGCCGCCGCTGGTGCGCGATGGAGCACTGCGGCAACCGCGAGAAGGTCCGGGCGCACCGCGCCCGCCAGGCGTCTACGGAGCCGTAG
- a CDS encoding winged helix-turn-helix transcriptional regulator, with product MEEGTSKSPSHCGSTVDHGDADPFQWDTREDCQVRQILDRIADKWSLLVIALLDNRRLRFTELRREIDGVSQRMLTVTLRSLERDGLVKRTVHPVVPPRVDYELTSLGGTLHTTIQSLVTWTEAHQEEIAQARTAYDTRAAEGAEATAP from the coding sequence ATGGAAGAAGGCACTTCAAAGTCACCGAGTCACTGCGGGAGCACCGTGGACCACGGCGACGCCGATCCCTTCCAGTGGGACACCCGCGAGGACTGCCAGGTCCGGCAGATCCTCGACCGGATCGCCGACAAGTGGTCGCTGCTGGTCATCGCGCTGCTGGACAACCGGCGGCTGCGCTTCACCGAGCTGCGCCGGGAGATCGACGGTGTCAGCCAGCGGATGCTGACGGTGACGCTGCGCTCCCTGGAGCGGGACGGCCTGGTCAAGCGGACGGTGCACCCGGTGGTTCCGCCGCGGGTCGACTACGAACTGACCTCCCTCGGCGGGACGCTGCACACCACGATCCAGTCCCTGGTGACCTGGACGGAGGCGCACCAGGAGGAGATCGCGCAGGCCCGGACCGCGTACGACACCCGTGCGGCCGAGGGCGCGGAGGCTACGGCTCCGTAG
- the rarD gene encoding EamA family transporter RarD: MWGLVPLFWPLLKPAGAVEILAHRMVWSLVFVGAALLVMRRWAWAGELLRQPRKLALITVAAAVITVNWGLYIWSVNSGHVVEASLGYFINPLVTIAMGVLLLKERLRPVQWAAVGTGVVAVVVLTIGYGRPPWISLCLAFSFATYGLVKKKVGLGGIESLAAETAIQFLPALGFLAWLAARGDSTFTGEGAGHAALLASAGIVTALPLVCFGAAAIRVPLSTIGLLQYSTPVLQFLLGIFYFHEEMPPERWAGFALVWLALTLLTWDALRAARRASRTLTSEMKVPSTTRATGTVSAARNAESVASGPDPVDARP; this comes from the coding sequence ATGTGGGGGCTCGTCCCCCTGTTCTGGCCCCTGCTGAAGCCGGCCGGCGCGGTCGAGATCCTGGCCCACCGGATGGTGTGGTCGCTGGTCTTCGTGGGCGCCGCCCTGCTGGTGATGCGCCGCTGGGCCTGGGCCGGTGAGCTGCTGCGGCAGCCCCGCAAGCTGGCGCTGATCACGGTCGCCGCGGCGGTCATCACCGTGAACTGGGGCCTGTACATCTGGTCCGTGAACTCCGGGCACGTGGTCGAGGCCTCGCTCGGGTACTTCATCAACCCGCTGGTCACCATCGCGATGGGCGTGCTGCTGCTGAAGGAGCGGCTGCGGCCGGTGCAGTGGGCGGCGGTGGGGACCGGCGTCGTCGCGGTCGTCGTGCTGACCATCGGCTACGGCCGGCCCCCGTGGATCTCGCTCTGTCTCGCGTTCTCCTTCGCCACCTACGGGCTGGTGAAGAAGAAGGTGGGCCTCGGCGGCATCGAGTCGCTGGCCGCCGAGACGGCGATCCAGTTCCTGCCCGCGCTCGGCTTCCTGGCGTGGCTCGCCGCGCGGGGCGACTCCACCTTCACCGGCGAGGGCGCGGGGCACGCGGCGCTGCTCGCCTCGGCCGGCATCGTCACCGCGCTTCCCCTGGTCTGCTTCGGCGCGGCCGCCATCCGCGTGCCCCTGTCCACGATCGGCCTGCTCCAGTACTCGACGCCGGTCCTGCAGTTCCTTCTCGGCATCTTCTACTTCCACGAGGAGATGCCGCCGGAGCGCTGGGCCGGGTTCGCGCTGGTGTGGCTGGCGTTGACGCTGCTCACCTGGGACGCCTTGCGCGCCGCCCGCCGGGCCTCCCGGACGCTGACCAGCGAAATGAAGGTGCCCAGCACCACCAGGGCGACCGGCACGGTCAGTGCCGCGCGGAACGCCGAGAGCGTGGCCTCCGGGCCGGACCCGGTGGACGCCAGGCCGTAG
- a CDS encoding SDR family oxidoreductase, whose translation MSIVVTGATGHLGRHVVEQLLEKVPAGQITAVVRNAEKAAGFADRGVKIALADYNDPASYDGLFSAGDKVLLISGNEFDKGRVQQHKVVIDAAKAAGVALLAYTSAPGTLTAALADDHRGTEEILLDSGVPYALLRNGWYHENYTENLAPVLEHNAVVAAAGEGRVSSASRADYAAAAVAVLTGEGHENKTYELGGDTSWSFAEYAAELGRQTGKEIAYNAVPADALVGILTGAGLPEPFARILAGVDVAIEKGELVVSSGDLSRLTGRPTTPFAEAIAAALKG comes from the coding sequence ATGAGCATCGTCGTCACCGGAGCCACCGGACACCTCGGCCGCCACGTCGTGGAGCAGCTGCTGGAGAAGGTCCCCGCCGGGCAGATCACTGCGGTCGTCCGTAACGCCGAGAAGGCCGCCGGCTTCGCGGACCGCGGCGTGAAGATCGCGCTGGCCGACTACAACGACCCCGCCTCCTACGACGGCCTCTTCTCCGCCGGCGACAAGGTGCTGCTGATCTCGGGCAACGAGTTCGACAAGGGCCGGGTGCAGCAGCACAAGGTCGTCATCGACGCCGCCAAGGCCGCCGGTGTCGCCCTGCTCGCCTACACCAGCGCCCCCGGCACCCTGACCGCCGCGCTCGCCGACGACCACCGCGGCACCGAGGAGATCCTGCTGGACTCCGGTGTGCCCTACGCGCTGCTGCGCAACGGCTGGTACCACGAGAACTACACCGAGAACCTCGCCCCGGTGCTGGAGCACAACGCGGTCGTCGCCGCCGCCGGTGAGGGCAGGGTCTCCTCCGCCTCCCGGGCCGACTACGCCGCGGCCGCCGTCGCCGTGCTGACCGGTGAGGGGCACGAGAACAAGACGTACGAGCTGGGCGGCGACACTTCCTGGAGCTTCGCCGAGTACGCGGCCGAGCTGGGCCGGCAGACCGGCAAGGAGATCGCCTACAACGCCGTCCCCGCCGACGCCCTGGTGGGCATCCTGACCGGCGCGGGCCTGCCCGAGCCGTTCGCCCGGATCCTCGCGGGTGTGGACGTCGCCATCGAGAAGGGCGAGCTGGTCGTCTCCTCCGGCGATCTGTCCCGCCTGACCGGCCGCCCGACGACCCCGTTCGCCGAGGCCATCGCCGCCGCGCTCAAGGGCTGA
- a CDS encoding winged helix-turn-helix transcriptional regulator encodes MSVSTSEALCPYRLVLEHVTSRWGVLVLTELLNRPYRFSELRRAISAYGNRVVSEKMLTQTLQTLERDGLVHRDAKPVIPPRVDYSLTALGREAAEQVKALAAWTHQRMDDVEQARRAYDEARAAS; translated from the coding sequence ATGTCGGTAAGTACCAGTGAAGCCCTGTGCCCCTACCGGCTGGTCCTGGAGCATGTGACCAGCCGCTGGGGCGTGCTCGTCCTCACCGAGCTCCTGAACCGCCCCTACCGCTTCAGCGAATTGCGCCGAGCGATCAGCGCCTACGGAAACCGGGTCGTCAGCGAGAAGATGCTGACCCAGACCCTCCAGACCCTGGAGCGCGACGGACTCGTCCACCGCGACGCCAAGCCCGTCATCCCGCCGCGCGTCGACTACTCCCTCACCGCCCTGGGCCGCGAGGCCGCCGAGCAGGTCAAGGCCCTCGCGGCCTGGACGCACCAGCGCATGGACGACGTGGAGCAGGCCCGCCGGGCATACGACGAGGCCCGGGCCGCCTCCTAG
- a CDS encoding 2-oxoacid:ferredoxin oxidoreductase subunit beta: MADTSTHGTGTIESLSLVPKAEGRQSMKDFKSDQEVRWCPGCGDYAILAAVQGFMPELGLAKENIVFVSGIGCSSRFPYYMNTYGMHSIHGRAPAIATGLASSRRDLSVWVVTGDGDALSIGGNHLIHALRRNVNLKILLFNNRIYGLTKGQYSPTSEVGKITKSTPMGSLDAPFNPVSLALGAEASFVARTVDSDRKHLTEVLRQASAHQGTALIEIYQNCNIFNDGAFDALKDKQQAEEAVIRLEHGKPIRFGADLAKGVVRDPLTGDLKVVAVTPDNEDQVLVHDAHSPSPTTAFALSRLADPDTLHHTPIGVLRSVERPVYDTQMADQLDTAIEQHGKGDLGALLAGGDTWTVVG, translated from the coding sequence ATGGCTGACACGTCCACGCACGGCACGGGCACCATCGAGTCGCTTTCCCTCGTCCCCAAGGCCGAGGGCAGGCAGTCGATGAAGGACTTCAAGTCCGACCAGGAAGTGCGCTGGTGCCCCGGCTGCGGCGACTACGCCATCCTGGCCGCGGTGCAGGGTTTCATGCCCGAGCTGGGGCTGGCGAAGGAGAACATCGTCTTCGTCTCGGGCATCGGCTGCTCCTCGCGCTTCCCGTACTACATGAACACCTACGGGATGCACTCCATTCACGGCCGCGCCCCCGCCATCGCCACGGGTCTGGCGAGCTCCCGCCGGGATCTGTCGGTGTGGGTCGTCACCGGTGACGGCGACGCGCTGTCCATCGGCGGCAACCACCTGATCCACGCGCTGCGCCGGAACGTGAACCTCAAGATCCTGCTGTTCAACAACCGGATCTACGGTCTGACCAAGGGCCAGTACTCGCCGACGTCCGAGGTCGGGAAGATCACCAAGTCGACGCCGATGGGTTCGCTGGACGCGCCGTTCAACCCGGTGTCGCTGGCGCTCGGCGCGGAGGCGTCGTTCGTGGCGCGGACGGTGGACTCCGACCGCAAGCACCTGACTGAGGTGCTGCGCCAGGCCTCCGCCCACCAGGGCACGGCGCTGATCGAGATCTACCAGAACTGCAACATCTTCAACGACGGCGCCTTCGACGCCCTGAAGGACAAGCAGCAGGCCGAGGAGGCCGTGATCCGGCTGGAGCACGGCAAGCCGATCCGGTTCGGTGCCGACCTGGCCAAGGGTGTGGTCCGGGACCCGCTGACCGGTGATCTGAAGGTGGTCGCCGTGACGCCGGACAACGAGGACCAGGTGCTCGTTCACGACGCGCACTCCCCGTCCCCGACCACGGCGTTCGCGCTGTCGCGCCTCGCCGACCCGGACACCCTGCACCACACGCCGATCGGTGTCCTGCGCTCGGTCGAGCGGCCCGTCTACGACACGCAGATGGCCGACCAGCTCGACACCGCGATCGAGCAGCACGGCAAGGGCGACCTGGGCGCGCTGCTGGCGGGCGGCGACACCTGGACGGTCGTCGGCTGA